The genomic segment CCCGCTTCTCTGAAACTCTCGGCTATGGTAATCCCCAGAACATTGTGGGAATGGACATCAAAGAACTTTATTTTTGCGAAAAAGAGTTTGAGGCCTTTGGCATACACTATATCACCACCCTCAAAGAAAACGGTATCGTCCATACAGATGCTAAATTTAAATGCAAAAATTCCTCTCCCATATGGGCCCGTGTTGTAGGCAAGGCCATCGACCAAAACGATCTGAATAGAGGCATTATCTGGATAGCCGAAGACATCACAGAACAGAGAACAACTCAAAAAGAACTACAGCTAGCCTACAATGAGCTAGAAGCTATATTCAACAACAGCTTGGTAGGCATTTTATTGCTAGGCCAGAACCGCAAAATACATCGTGTCAATAAGCGCCTTGCAACTATTCTTGGATACGATGAACCACTGGAATTATTAGGAAAAGGCGTGGAAAAAATTCACCTCTCTGAAAAAAATTTCAAGGAATTTGGCGAAAAGCACTACAACTCTCTCAAACAGAGGGATGTTTTTCAGATCGATTATCAGCTCAAACGAAAGGATGGCTCCCCGGCCTGGGTCACCCTGTCAGGACAGGCTCTGGATTCAGCCGATCCACCCGATCTTGACAAGGGGGTGCTGTGGATGATGGATGATGCCACCAAGAGAAAAAAGGCGGAAGAGAAACTGGTGAGGATAGCGGCCACCGACTCATTAACAAAACTGAATAACCGTCGCCATTTCTTCAGCCTGGGTCATGAAGAGTTGGCCCTTCACCTGCACAATGCCCAACCCCTTTCTGTCCTTATGCTTGACATTGATCACTTCAAAAATGTTAACGATACCCTGGGTCATCAGGCTGGAGACAAGGTCCTGAAGATATTTTCAAAGATTTGTGCAGTCAACCTGCGCAGTGTTGATATTATTGGTCGCATTGGCGGGGAAGAATTTGCCGTAATACTTACCAACACGCCAAGATCACAGGCTCAAAGAACGGCAGAGCGCATTCGTCTGGCCATAGAGACCTCTCCAGAATTTACAAAACAGTCCCTGCCAAAAATCACGGTAAGTATCGGCATTGCAACCAATCAACCGCCAGAGAACCTCGATGCTATCATCTGCCGTGCCGATAAAAATCTTTACCAGGCAAAGTCCAATGGTCGTAACCGAATAGAGCCTAACCCCTAGGACACCCTTTCGACCACGGCAAACCCTTGACCAAAGAAGGTCCCTTGCTGTATCATTCTTTCTCTTATCAATTTTTTTGAAAGCAGTCTTTGATATTATTAAACAAAAAAGGAATAGCCATGACCACCATCAAGAAAAAAGACTTTGTCGATTCTATTGCTGAAAGTTTACAGCATATCTCCTACTACCACCCCCTCGACTTTGTAAAGGCGATGCACGCAGCCTATCTGCGTGAGGAAAACCCCGCGGCCAAGGACGCCATAGGCCAAATTCTGATCAACTCCAAGATGGCTGCTGTCGGAAAAAGGCCTATCTGCCAAGATACGGGCATCGTCAATGTCTTCTTAAAGGTTGGAAAAAACTGTCAATTTGACTGCTCAGAAAGCCTGCAAGAACTGGTAGATGAGGGGGTACGTCTTGCCTACGGGCATCCAGAAAAC from the Desulfotalea psychrophila LSv54 genome contains:
- a CDS encoding sensor domain-containing diguanylate cyclase → MTCKKEFSLEKISSPGLKVGEKELKAPEANLQKNRLSLLQEAAFEPMAIFDKERKCLEANDILLDVFGYSAEETIGANLHKLFAPRPEGELEHKTIGRFFDSYEATMLRRDGSKFPALVQEKELRYQGETVQVIKFHDISKSKGIQERLKFALAELDTIFTNSMVGIALIDASRIIRRANPRFSETLGYGNPQNIVGMDIKELYFCEKEFEAFGIHYITTLKENGIVHTDAKFKCKNSSPIWARVVGKAIDQNDLNRGIIWIAEDITEQRTTQKELQLAYNELEAIFNNSLVGILLLGQNRKIHRVNKRLATILGYDEPLELLGKGVEKIHLSEKNFKEFGEKHYNSLKQRDVFQIDYQLKRKDGSPAWVTLSGQALDSADPPDLDKGVLWMMDDATKRKKAEEKLVRIAATDSLTKLNNRRHFFSLGHEELALHLHNAQPLSVLMLDIDHFKNVNDTLGHQAGDKVLKIFSKICAVNLRSVDIIGRIGGEEFAVILTNTPRSQAQRTAERIRLAIETSPEFTKQSLPKITVSIGIATNQPPENLDAIICRADKNLYQAKSNGRNRIEPNP